One window of the Triticum dicoccoides isolate Atlit2015 ecotype Zavitan chromosome 3B, WEW_v2.0, whole genome shotgun sequence genome contains the following:
- the LOC119276619 gene encoding uncharacterized protein LOC119276619, whose translation MAAVAGPTVLRLRPRAASLSAPAISAPPRCRLSSVAYSYPKLAGSFAVQRVNGSRMQYLGTLKEQVLRSSSNHDGHIKRIVSCTASDKQEPIASLTSDTPVLEDTKSNTADSSASLGSDFTERSAGKPGFISFHGGSSQTLSVESVPHPGKEASRLVWFVGPTILVAFLVLPSLYLRRVLSAVFEDSLLTDFLILFFTEALFYGGVGIFVLLIDKVWRPLQQVAPKSYIWSKARFFRISSVTTMVLSLIIPLLTMGMVWPWTGPAASATLAPYLVGLVVQFAFEQYARHRKSPSWPVIPIIFKVYRLHQLNRAAQLVTALTFSVRGTEATNQTLSIMNSLGALLTVLQILFVICVWSLSSFLMRFLPSSDIPDP comes from the exons ATGGCCGCCGTGGCAGGCCCCACCGTTCTCCGGCTCCGCCCCAGGGCCGCCTCCCTGTCCGCGCCGGCCATCTCCGCCCCTCCTCGCTGCCGCCTCAGCTCCGTAGCTTACTCCTATCCCAAG CTTGCAGGATCATTTGCAGTTCAAAGGGTAAATGGAAGTAGGATGCAGTACTTGGGCACTCTAAAAG AACAAGTTCTAAGGAGCTCCAGCAACCATGATGGACATATTAAGCGAATTGTTTCCTGCACTGCTAGCGACAAACAGGAGCCAATCGCTTCACTTACCTCGGACACGCCGGTCTTAGAAGATACCAAGAGCAATACTGCAGATTCCTCTGCATCTTTGGGCTCCGATTTTACTGAGAGGAGTGCTGGAAAACCGGGATTCATCTCATTTCATGGCGGCAGCTCTCAAACGTTAAGTGTGGAGAGTGTGCCACATCCTGGCAAGGAAGCATCTAGATTAGTATGGTTTGTTGGTCCAACTATTCTTGTGGCATTCTTGGTTCTTCCATCGCTTTACCTGCGCAGAGTACTCTCAGCCGTGTTTGAGGATTCCCTGTTGACAG ATTTCCTTATACTATTCTTCACTGAGGCTCTGTTTTACGGAGGAGTCGGGATTTTTGTCCTGTTGATTGATAAAGTCTGGAGACCTTTGCAGCAGGTAGCACCTAAGAGCTACATCTGGTCAAAAGCTAGGTTTTTCCGAATTTCTTCAGTAACAACGATGGTTCTAAGCCTGATAATACCGCTTCTGACAATGGGCATGGTTTGGCCCTGGACTGGTCCAGCAGCTTCAGCTACTCTTGCACCTTATCTGGTAGGTCTTGTTGTACAATTCGCATTCGAGCAGTATGCACGGCATCGGAAATCACCTTCTTGGCCAGTTATCCCTATTATCTTTAAG GTCTACAGGCTTCACCAACTGAACAGGGCAGCTCAACTGGTGACAGCACTCACCTTTTCTGTTAGAGGAACTGAGGCAACAAATCAAACTTTGTCTATCATGAACTCCTTAGGGGCACTACTGACTGTTCTTCAAATTCTTTTCGTTATCTGTGTATGGTCACTCTCGAGCTTTCTGATGAGGTTTCTTCCCTCTTCAGACATTCCAGATCCTTGA